One Leucobacter muris DNA segment encodes these proteins:
- a CDS encoding PfkB family carbohydrate kinase, with protein MREVTIFAPSPTVTVTIEEHGDEPEIHLHAGGQGVWQARMLRRLGVRVRMCCTLTGELGPVLRHLLEDEGFSVSSIDRPGKASAYVHDRRGGERRVIAETEGEPLARHDLDELYGATLREGLGAGLAILSGPAGEAAVPVDTYRRLASDLRAGGARVIVDLAGARLDAALAGGVDVLKVSHEELLDDGRVDDASAESIQSAMLELRERGAAVVVVTRSSDPLLLLDDDGFVEVESPRMEAAETRGAGDSLTAGIAAGIADGETAREAVVTGAAAGALNVTRHGLGTGDAATIARLREAVIVRALDVAQERGGGPAQRGSVSPDELAALAGPGEAGESGTGDGREGSA; from the coding sequence ATGAGAGAGGTCACGATCTTCGCACCGTCCCCGACCGTCACCGTCACGATCGAGGAGCACGGCGACGAGCCGGAGATCCATCTCCACGCGGGCGGTCAGGGGGTGTGGCAGGCGCGGATGCTGCGGAGGCTGGGGGTGCGCGTGAGGATGTGCTGCACGCTGACCGGAGAACTCGGGCCGGTGCTGCGGCATCTGCTCGAGGATGAGGGGTTCTCGGTCTCGAGCATCGACCGCCCGGGCAAGGCCTCGGCCTACGTGCACGATCGCCGCGGGGGCGAACGCCGCGTGATCGCCGAGACGGAGGGCGAGCCCCTCGCGCGCCACGATCTCGACGAACTCTACGGGGCGACCCTGCGCGAGGGGCTCGGCGCCGGTCTCGCGATCCTCAGCGGCCCTGCCGGTGAAGCGGCCGTACCCGTCGACACCTATCGGCGCCTGGCCTCCGATCTGCGCGCGGGAGGAGCCCGCGTCATCGTCGATCTGGCCGGCGCGCGCCTCGACGCTGCGCTCGCGGGCGGGGTCGACGTGCTGAAGGTGAGCCACGAGGAGCTGCTCGACGATGGACGCGTCGACGACGCATCCGCCGAGAGCATCCAGTCGGCCATGCTCGAACTGCGCGAGCGCGGTGCGGCCGTCGTGGTGGTGACCCGTTCGAGCGATCCCCTGCTGCTGCTCGACGACGATGGGTTCGTCGAGGTCGAGAGCCCGCGCATGGAGGCGGCCGAGACCCGGGGCGCCGGCGATTCCCTCACCGCCGGGATCGCAGCGGGGATCGCCGACGGCGAGACCGCCCGGGAGGCCGTCGTCACCGGGGCTGCGGCGGGCGCGCTCAACGTCACCCGCCATGGACTGGGCACCGGGGACGCCGCGACGATCGCGCGGCTCAGGGAGGCGGTGATCGTGCGCGCGCTCGACGTCGCGCAGGAGAGGGGCGGCGGACCGGCGCAGCGCGGGAGCGTCAGTCCGGATGAGCTCGCCGCGCTCGCAGGCCCCGGGGAGGCCGGCGAGTCCGGCACCGGCGACGGGCGGGAGGGCTCCGCATGA